One Solea senegalensis isolate Sse05_10M linkage group LG13, IFAPA_SoseM_1, whole genome shotgun sequence DNA segment encodes these proteins:
- the tiprl gene encoding TIP41-like protein isoform X2, whose protein sequence is MLSSLSTMMSHGFKSSKQDFNFGPWKVTAAKNHIMKSKDIERLAEEMNMPSLPEMLFGDNILRIQHTDGYGIEFNAIDALKRVNNMEDAVKVACAQEWQESRADCEHSKEVAKPYDWTYTTDYKGTMIGDGMQIKVSETTERIDMEKLKAREQIMFFDDVLLFEDELHDHGVSMISVKIRVMPTSFFLLLRFFLRVDGVLIRINDTRLYHEAGKNYMLREFSTRESKISELKFQKSQADLEYIEKRLKLDFINSTAENGGSAEENPAVVLENLRSLKAKHAALSSQVKEIAAAQKESMDSIRNNLESVMKVIQNVQQTADVEVQPLTESERESVELLLASALIQTTPEVPTAVAAAGHQQPPSCEYKELSVAMLEAVPSSVRTNVKLADLNMFYQQLQQHFSKNSGSLSVQKMKLLKMKVSDAKLRVLQHLSLVEQDRKGNVRLVK, encoded by the exons ATGTTGTCTTCTCTGTCCACGATGATGTCACATGGTTTCAAGAGCAGTAAACAGGACTTTAACTTTGGACCATGGAAAGTGACTGCTGCCAAAAACCACATCATGAAATCCAAAGACATTGAACG GTTAGCAGAGGAGATGAACATGCCCTCCCTTCCCGAGATGCTTTTCGGGGATAACATCCTGCGCATCCAACACACAGATGGCTACGGCATCGAATTCAACGCCATTGATGCCCTTAAGAGAGTCAACAACATGGAGGATGCTGTGAAGGTGGCGTGTGCCCAGGAGTGGCAGGAGAGCAG AGCTGATTGTGAACACTCCAAAGAGGTGGCAAAACCTTATGATTGGACATACACCACTGACTACAAAGGCACAATGATAGGCGACGGTATGCAGATAAAG GTGTCGGAGACAACAGAGCGCATCGACATGGAGAAGCTGAAGGCCCGGGAGCAGATCATGTTCTTTGATGACGTGCTGCTGTTTGAGGATGAGCTGCACGATCACGGAGTTTCCATGATCAGTGTCAAAATT AGAGTGATGCCCACCAGTTTCTTCCTGTTGCTTCGCTTCTTCCTACGAGTGGACGGAGTTCTGATTAGAATAAATGACACGCGACTGTATCATGAG gCTGGAAAGAATTACATGCTACGGGAGTTCAGCACAAGAGAAAGTAAAATATCCGAACTGAAG TTCCAGAAGTCACAGGCTGACCTGGAATACATCGAGAAGCGGCTGAAGCTGGACTTCATCAACAGCACTGCAGAGAATGGAGGTTCTGCTGAG GAGAACCCAGCCGTGGTGCTGGAGAACCTGAGGAGCCTGAAGGCCAAACATGCAGCATTGAGCTCTCAGGTGAAGGAGATCGCAGCTGCACAAAAAGAGTCCATGGACTCCATCAGAAACAACCTTGAAAGTGTCATGAAGGTGATCCAAAATGTCCAGCAGACTGCCGATGTGGAG GTTCAGCCACTGACGGAGTCAGAGCGAGAGTCAGTAGAACTGCTTCTGGCTTCAGCTCTCATTCAGACCACTCCAGAG GTACCTACTGCTGTTGCAGCTGCAGGTCACCAGCAGCCCCCGA GCTGCGAATATAAGGAGCTGAGTGTTGCCATGTTGGAGGCTGTTCCTTCTAGCGTGCGCACCAACGTCAAGCTGGCCGACCTCAATATGTTCtaccagcagctgcagcagcacttcAGCAAGAACAG TGGATCCCTCAGTGTGCAGAAGATGAAGCTATTGAAGATGAAGGTGAGCGATGCTAAGCTAAGGGTCCTGCAGCACCTGTCTTTAGTAGagcaggacaggaaaggcaATGTTCGTCTTGTGAAGTGA
- the tiprl gene encoding TIP41-like protein isoform X1: protein MLSSLSTMMSHGFKSSKQDFNFGPWKVTAAKNHIMKSKDIERLAEEMNMPSLPEMLFGDNILRIQHTDGYGIEFNAIDALKRVNNMEDAVKVACAQEWQESRADCEHSKEVAKPYDWTYTTDYKGTMIGDGMQIKVSETTERIDMEKLKAREQIMFFDDVLLFEDELHDHGVSMISVKIRVMPTSFFLLLRFFLRVDGVLIRINDTRLYHEAGKNYMLREFSTRESKISELKSVPAALYTDPNEIAQHLSLKLTVCEKMGFPETQHQTSFHEVL, encoded by the exons ATGTTGTCTTCTCTGTCCACGATGATGTCACATGGTTTCAAGAGCAGTAAACAGGACTTTAACTTTGGACCATGGAAAGTGACTGCTGCCAAAAACCACATCATGAAATCCAAAGACATTGAACG GTTAGCAGAGGAGATGAACATGCCCTCCCTTCCCGAGATGCTTTTCGGGGATAACATCCTGCGCATCCAACACACAGATGGCTACGGCATCGAATTCAACGCCATTGATGCCCTTAAGAGAGTCAACAACATGGAGGATGCTGTGAAGGTGGCGTGTGCCCAGGAGTGGCAGGAGAGCAG AGCTGATTGTGAACACTCCAAAGAGGTGGCAAAACCTTATGATTGGACATACACCACTGACTACAAAGGCACAATGATAGGCGACGGTATGCAGATAAAG GTGTCGGAGACAACAGAGCGCATCGACATGGAGAAGCTGAAGGCCCGGGAGCAGATCATGTTCTTTGATGACGTGCTGCTGTTTGAGGATGAGCTGCACGATCACGGAGTTTCCATGATCAGTGTCAAAATT AGAGTGATGCCCACCAGTTTCTTCCTGTTGCTTCGCTTCTTCCTACGAGTGGACGGAGTTCTGATTAGAATAAATGACACGCGACTGTATCATGAG gCTGGAAAGAATTACATGCTACGGGAGTTCAGCACAAGAGAAAGTAAAATATCCGAACTGAAG AGTGTTCCTGCTGCACTGTACACTGATCCTAATGAGATCGCTCAGCATTTGTCCCTGAAGCTGACCGTGTGTGAGAAGATGGGTTTTCCGGAGACGCAGCATCAGACGTCATTTCATGAAGTCCTGTAG